Part of the Nitrospirota bacterium genome, GTGAATATCGGGACGATCGGGCATGTGGACCACGGCAAGACGACGTTGACCGCGGCCTTGACGAAAGTCTGTGCGGAGAAGGGCATGGCCAAGTACATTCCGTAC contains:
- a CDS encoding GTP-binding protein codes for the protein MAKAKYERRKPHVNIGTIGHVDHGKTTLTAALTKVCAEKGMAKYIPY